The Saccharomycodes ludwigii strain NBRC 1722 chromosome II, whole genome shotgun sequence genome window below encodes:
- the USB1 gene encoding phosphoric diester hydrolase (similar to Saccharomyces cerevisiae YLR132C | USB1 | U Six Biogenesis) has protein sequence MNLIKTNYSQEEEEEEYNNRTSTKTKIEPDKVAKPGEPIISTKIQDKYYITPNIDKYLSKNNIMLGNYSSFFFINLRLNLKQRNVINNLLTDLHKTFKNENNPYSKNIKSLAYSDLGAPLPLHLSLTHNIIFENQKYMDDFFSYFKTKYTNNTNCNGFKLQFKNKLIYLPNEDNTKIFICLAVTDEICIKYLKPLQNDISDILSGYTSYINKSFAENTIPHVSIGSIIKTTNEPFNGTGTDIKFPCYELDKNITEQLEINCHEIKATRLRSNITFPLPY, from the coding sequence atgaatttaataaaaaccaaCTATTcacaagaagaagaagaagaagaatataataatagaacaagtacaaaaacaaaaatagaaCCGGACAAAGTAGCAAAGCCAGGAGAACCCATTATATCAACTAAAATACaagataaatattatataacaCCAAATATAGATAAATAtctttccaaaaataatataatgcTGGGTAACTattcttcatttttcttcattaaTTTAAGATTGAATTTGAAACAAAGAAACGTCATTAATAATCTTCTCACCGATTTgcataaaacttttaaaaatgaaaacaacCCATACagcaaaaatattaaatcaCTGGCTTATTCCGATCTAGGCGCACCCTTGCCTTTGCATTTATCTCTAACccataatataatatttgaaaatcaAAAGTATATGGATGATTTCTTTagttattttaaaactaaGTACACTAATAACACTAATTGCAATGGATTTAAGCTCcagtttaaaaataagttaatttatttaccTAATGAGGACAATACCaagatatttatttgtttggcTGTAACGGATGAAATATGCATAAAGTACTTAAAGCCACTTCAAAATGATATCTCAGATATATTATCTGGATATACCAgctatataaataaaagttttgcGGAAAATACTATCCCTCATGTATCCATTGGAAGTATAAtcaaaacaacaaatgAGCCTTTTAATGGTACCGGCACAGATATAAAGTTTCCTTGCTATGAACtggataaaaatattaccgAACAATTGGAGATAAATTGTCATGAGATTAAAGCCACTAGGTTAAGAAGTAATATAACATTTCCGTTACCGTACTAA
- a CDS encoding choline/ethanolamine kinase (similar to Saccharomyces cerevisiae YLR133W | CKI1 | Choline KInase (paralog of YDR147W | EKI1)) — MSLSISSPSIEKNSRIKERSNSSGSNRRPSIPRRRSSNRLIRTISFEDESLEDQDKNVKEKSQQEQVEKLPNSSNLSATSSITTTTNTTNNHEDNALNERQDPSSSSADALLIPFVNSSLDHTLPISYFKQDIINIISALKISKWKRHIDDINNNQNNLKVRSITGAMTNSIFKVTYKGLPSLLLRIYGPNADNIIDREYELKVLARLSMQNIGPQLYGCFNNGRIEQFLESTTLTREQIREWKTSQRIARRMKELHYYIKLNKSEIEGGSISWKKLENWVTQIGKSKWSTNPENVKSVFTMVDNWNDFTRIIQKYKKYLVENDPFYNKLCFCHNDAQYGNLLFTSPIIQPGDTITPVTSSGSLLTSTSSSTSLFPTSSNINVEDIINPPLAERTQDSKLVVIDFEYGGANPPTYDLANHLSEWMHNYHCKDSWEASPEKYPNKDQVLNFLYSYVSDRKYTGGVGSEYFDEAFNKKVIELYNSIIRWRPCVQLFWALWAVIQSNELASYEQKFNKSDTKANLVEEDAPGGEKYIISYEEDDSVSNDGKEGTQSKNSNDDNNDATSINSVNSTDSTGNHEDCGVDLDSFASIKYARCKMDIFWGDIIDLGIVDVNDTSSGLCTKDTSTVKHLDTVFLRKSTV, encoded by the coding sequence ATGTCCTTATCCATTTCTTCTCcttcaattgaaaaaaactCGAGAATCAAGGAACGTAGTAATTCTAGTGGCAGCAACCGTAGACCCTCAATTCCTCGTAGAAGATCTTCAAATAGATTAATAAGGACTATCAGTTTTGAAGATGAAAGCTTAGAAGATCAAgataaaaatgtaaaagaaaagtcaCAACAAGAGCAAGTAGAAAAACTTCCTAATAGCTCTAACTTATCTGCTACATCTTcaattactactactactaacaCCACTAACAACCATGAGGACAATGCTTTGAACGAACGCCAGgatccttcttcttcatcagcAGATGCATTATTAATTCCATTTGTCAACTCTTCGTTGGACCATACTTTACCTATTTCTTACTTCAAACAGgatataattaatattatcagtgctttgaaaatatcaaaatggAAACGTCATATTgatgatataaataacaatcaAAACAATTTAAAGGTACGTAGTATTACTGGTGCTATGACTAACTCTATTTTCAAAGTAACATACAAAGGTTTACCATCTCTTTTATTAAGAATCTATGGTCCCAATGCGGACAATATTATCGATAGAGAGTACGAATTAAAAGTGTTAGCCAGATTATCCATGCAGAATATTGGACCTCAATTATATGGTTGCTTTAACAACGGTAGAATTGAACAATTTTTAGAATCAACTACTTTAACTAGGGAACAAATCAGAGAATGGAAAACCTCTCAAAGAATAGCCAGAAGAATGAAAGAGTTgcattattatattaaattgaaTAAGTCCGAAATTGAAGGTGGGTCAATTTCATGGAAAAAGTTGGAAAATTGGGTTACTCAAATTGGCAAGTCTAAATGGAGCACCAATCCAGAAAATGTTAAATCCGTTTTCACAATGGTTGATAATTGGAATGATTTCACCAGAATCATCCAGAAATACAAAAAGTATTTAGTTGAAAACGATCCATTTTACAATAAACTATGTTTTTGCCATAATGATGCACAGTATggtaatttattatttacttcGCCAATTATACAACCTGGTGATACAATTACACCTGTCACGTCTTCCGGTTCTTTGCTAACGTCTACATCTTCTAGTACGTCTTTATTTCCAACATCAAGTAATATCAATGTGGaggatattattaatccTCCCTTGGCTGAAAGAACCCAAGATTCCAAGTTGGTGGTTATTGATTTTGAGTATGGTGGTGCAAACCCACCAACGTACGATTTAGCTAATCATTTATCTGAATGGATGCATAATTACCATTGTAAAGATTCTTGGGAGGCTAGCCCTGAAAAATATCCCAATAAAGATCaagttttgaattttttgtattctTATGTCAGTGATCGTAAATATACTGGTGGTGTAGGTAGTGAATATTTCGATGAAGCTTTTAATAAGAAGGTGATCGAGTTATACAATTCTATAATAAGATGGAGACCATGTGTCCAGTTATTTTGGGCGTTGTGGGCAGTTATTCAATCGAATGAATTGGCGTCATATGAGCagaaatttaataaaagtgaTACTAAAGCGAACCTTGTGGAAGAAGATGCACCTGGAGGTGAAAAGTATATTATTTCATACGAGGAAGATGACAGCGTCAGTAACGATGGGAAGGAGGGCACTCAGTCAAAGAATAGCAATGATGATAACAATGATGCTACTAGCATCAATTCCGTAAATTCTACTGATTCGACTGGGAACCATGAGGATTGCGGGGTCGACTTGGATTCTTTTGCTTCTATTAAGTATGCGAGATGTAAAATGGATATTTTTTGGGGGgatattattgatttagGAATTGTCGATGTTAATGACACCTCAAGTGGCTTATGTACGAAGGATACTTCTACAGTCAAACATTTGGATACTGTATTTTTGAGGAAAAGTACAGTATAA
- the ACE2 gene encoding DNA-binding transcription factor ACE2 (similar to Saccharomyces cerevisiae YLR131C | ACE2 | Activator of CUP1 Expression (paralog of YDR146C | SWI5)), protein MNNINNTLDFNSPPTKINGTTGTTVPLPADDYLEFFNPELNTFTNDEKIMAELEDLEILSIPSPGDIMSFTTNHINNTLNHSNLSSGLVDFLGQQQQQGPGIGGISNNIQEINSCSLKNFDDNGLTAGTKANEKVPNDNTTSQEHKRGLSGTAIFGFYNHDKTLNLSNKTQQELETVNTSKIYKYNSTQENMVANTSVSDTKLTKNPELCSSEFMKQQEDLKLALEQQKILNKKLEEQLRENQIKQESLQKALKKQQQIYSPQRKIPEEKLLDNLSASVQNSPIKQQLSSDGNVYITSNSPQGKYKFPPLSPVSNQQYNTSDDQVLGMGDYTGMVQNSHKPTVTNSLTNNLNMNEGGNDISPIKSEISYNYDTKEDEHAARTLKNKGTSITGSPMKSYGRVQHYYQRQQEEERREISNKRKNRKCASSCASTITAASSSAINNSNNNNHNTDSSSNNDGRIANRNTNCNNPQQTKSYQNRNILQSPLPIFNVSIENITKNNDSPDLGSVSRFAKRNVNDEPGKSVTTISCISSISPKPVMVPHDSKQQCQHQQQDFRPHSAANAVNNVVGLGLRYMQPREQLTKIASTPDTNVYKNIGDVPSSGNSNGLELINRLVLQPPSDMTPNTQRSSSLSTLSSTTTTITTASNNNETNDKNNKAKQYHLTAGPESRFNQAKTPSPILKSQEKFEGKQASLLVMLSPPKGTHYDLNSALSPQLSPSNSNSSSPRRCRKQTTLPPGTIDQYVYELPDKTFLCLYNNCGKHFARRYNIRSHIQTHLSDRPHKCDFPGCTKAFVRNHDLARHKKSHNDKIHVCPCGKSFNREDALLVHKARKICSATAVDNSEGNHKPNGSGGISDVNKMVTKSPRKRGRPRKRMTNGNGIYSTTGSINGNISIGASNSGGNSGNSPVKENIERDNHRITMKIEKDFLNKQKCAENNGEGVGNNNKDVVFNYLSELKPPVFN, encoded by the coding sequence atgaataacaTTAACAATACCCTTGATTTTAACTCTCCaccaacaaaaattaacgGCACCACTGGTACTACTGTTCCTTTACCAGCAGATGACTATCTAGAATTTTTTAACCCAGAATTGAATACTTTTACTAATGATGAAAAGATTATGGCTGAACTGGAAGATTTGGAAATATTATCCATTCCATCACCTGGCGATATTATGTCATTCACCACCAATCACATTAACAACACACTTAATCATAGCAATTTAAGTAGTGGTTTGGTAGACTTTCTAGggcaacagcaacaacaaggACCAGGTATTGGTGGCATTTCTAACAATATTcaagaaattaattctTGTAGTTTAAAGAATTTTGACGACAATGGTTTGACAGCGGGCACTAAAGCCAATGAAAAAGTACCTAATGATAATACCACTAGTCAAGAGCATAAAAGAGGTTTGAGCGGTACCGCTATTTTTGGATTCTATAATCATGACAAAACGTTAAATTTGTCAAATAAAACACAACAGGAACTTGAAACGGTAAATACTTCTAAAATATACAAGTACAATAGTACTCAAGAAAATATGGTAGCTAACACTAGTGTTTCCGATACAAAGCTAACTAAAAACCCAGAACTTTGTAGTTCTGAATTTATGAAACAACAGGAGGATTTAAAATTAGCTCtagaacaacaaaaaatcttaaacaaaaaattagaagaGCAATTAAGAGAAAACCAAATTAAGCAAGAGTCTTTGCAAAAagcattaaaaaaacaacaacaaatatacTCGCCACAAAGAAAGATACCCGAAGAAAAGCTATTAGATAACTTGTCAGCTTCAGTACAAAATTCGCCGATTAAACAACAATTAAGTTCCGATGGAAACGTATATATTACCTCTAATTCACCTCAAGGTAAATATAAGTTTCCACCGTTATCGCCCGTGTCTAATCAACAATATAACACCAGTGATGATCAAGTTTTGGGTATGGGTGACTATACAGGTATGGTCCAAAATTCCCATAAACCTACAGTAACTAATTCTTTGACCAATAATCTTAATATGAATGAAGGGGGAAATGATATTTCCCCTATAAAATCAGAAATTAGTTATAATTATGATACCAAGGAGGATGAACATGCTGCTAgaactttaaaaaataaaggcaCTTCGATTACTGGCTCTCCTATGAAAAGTTATGGCAGAGTTCAGCATTACTATCAACGACAGCAAGAAGAGGAGCGTAGAGAAATaagtaataaaagaaaaaatagaaaatgcGCTTCATCATGTGCTTCCACTATAACTGCTGCCTCAAGTTCTGCTATTAACAAttcaaataacaataatcataataccgacagtagtagtaataatgatggTAGAATTGCTAACAGGAATACCAATTGTAATAACCCACAACAGACAAAATCATAtcaaaatagaaatattttacaaagTCCATTGCCTATATTCAATGTATCTATTGAAAACATAACGAAAAATAACGATTCGCCAGATTTGGGCTCAGTTTCAAGATTTGCTAAAAGAAATGTTAATGATGAACCTGGTAAGTCAGTCACCACTATCAGTTGTATATCATCTATATCACCAAAACCTGTAATGGTACCACACGATTCTAAACAGCAGTGCCAACACCAGCAACAGGATTTTAGGCCACATTCTGCTGCTAATGCTGTTAATAACGTTGTTGGGTTGGGATTACGTTATATGCAACCGAGGGAACAATTAACTAAAATAGCATCTACTCCTGACACTAATGTATATAAGAATATTGGTGATGTGCCTAGTAGTGGCAACAGCAATGGTCTTGAACTAATAAATAGGCTGGTATTGCAACCGCCTTCTGACATGACACCGAATACACAGCGTAGTAGTAGCTTATCCACTCTAAGTTCAACCACCACAACAATTACTACTgcttctaataataacgaaactaatgataaaaataataaggcAAAGCAATACCATTTAACGGCAGGACCAGAAAGTAGGTTTAATCAAGCCAAAACACCATCGCCGATATTAAAATCACAAGAGAAATTTGAGGGTAAACAGGCCTCTTTATTGGTGATGTTATCACCACCAAAGGGAACACATTACGACCTCAATTCAGCATTATCGCCACAACTATCACCATCCAATAGCAATTCGAGTAGTCCTAGAAGGTGTCGTAAGCAAACTACACTGCCACCTGGTACCATAGATCAGTATGTCTATGAACTACCAGATAAGAcatttttatgtttatataACAACTGTGGTAAGCATTTTGCACGTAGATACAACATAAGGTCGCACATCCAGACCCACTTATCTGATAGGCCACACAAGTGTGATTTCCCTGGTTGTACTAAGGCATTTGTCAGGAATCATGATCTGGCTAGACATAAAAAATCACATAATGACAAGATACATGTCTGCCCCTGTGGCAAGTCATTCAATAGAGAGGATGCGCTATTGGTTCATAAAGCCAGGAAGATATGTTCTGCGACCGCTGTTGATAACAGTGAAGGTAATCATAAGCCGAATGGTAGTGGTGGGATTAGCGACGTAAATAAAATGGTTACCAAGAGTCCTAGAAAAAGAGGCAGACCTAGGAAGAGGATGACTAATGGGAATGGTATTTATTCAACAACAGGTTCTATTAATGGTAATATTAGTATTGGTGCAAGTAATAGCGGTGGGAATAGTGGCAATAGTCCtgttaaagaaaatattgagCGTGATAACCATAGAATTACaatgaaaatagaaaaggattttttaaataaacaaaaatgtgCAGAAAACAATGGTGAGGGAGTTGGgaataacaataaagatGTAGtgtttaattatttaagcGAATTGAAACCGCCAGTATTTAATTGA
- the DIP2 gene encoding snoRNA-binding rRNA-processing protein DIP2 (similar to Saccharomyces cerevisiae YLR129W | DIP2 | DOM34 Interacting Protein), translating into MVKSYQRFEQEASFGVITSTSSSVWIPPPVSLSSVNGSVGQLVTGALEEIKVWDIKTGELCRVFKDDGAPIGSIDSKSSKPAQTTSIAYHPDSKLVACGYSDGMIQVWDWLSKSVLIKFSGHKTAISILKFDETGTRLYSGSHDSNIIVWDLVGEVGLYKLRSHKDCITGLYLDPRNENWLISTSKDGLIKVWDLKSQQCVETHMAHTTECWSLSVNLELGLAVTGSTDSSLKIWSLDLETGKEGLKIKEEFVLEKQSKQRAIDIDFTTNADGVKFFYVLNSDKTIEIFRIRPQDEINKALKKREKRLREKGLDEEEIQVSIQSSRKSMLIHSFFVVRSSMKLKSCNWALISSSKLDLAVTTANNTIEYYSVLYQRKDVKVQTSSPKIYTVDLPGHRTDIRCMSVSNDGKILCTCSNGLVKIFNTKTHRCLRTFECGYALCCKILPGGVLAIVGTRNGELQLFDLASSTMLVNLENAHEGAIWSLDITSDGSKLVTGSADKKVKFWKFEIEEKLVEGSTNKYVPQMSLSHETTLEMTDDILCVKLSVEDKYLAVSLLDNTVKVFYFDTMKFYLSLYGHKLPVLSIDISDDSKMIVTSSADKNIKIWGLDFGDCHKSLFAHQDSIMCVRYLPNSHNFFSCSKDGDIKYWDGDKFEMIQKLSAHQSEVWYLAVQPDGSKLYSCSHDHSIRIWAETDDQVFLEEERGREMDELYEENLLNSLEADENNLIKPTEEDEQEDIEISEVHKQTLESLKAGEKLMESLDLGVTEIEAWEKYEVTRKNWEKQKNGDSISTVSEPVKPRPNAILVALNKTPQDYILDTLVRIKPSQLEDALLVLPFSYVLKFLKFIDYYISNSYNSNDKRLLVQYLGLLCKNLFFVIKCNYKELISQKNPALKLQITRVKDNLRKALKQNVDDLGFDLQGLRIMKQEWDLKHNLEFVDEYEQRENELKTSKKRIFENIV; encoded by the coding sequence AGGTTCGAACAAGAAGCCTCATTTGGCGTAATCACATCAACCTCATCCTCAGTTTGGATTCCACCACCAGTGTCCCTTTCCTCAGTTAATGGCTCTGTTGGACAACTAGTTACTGGTGCATTAGAAGAGATTAAAGTTTGGGATATAAAAACTGGAGAATTATGTCGAGTTTTCAAGGATGATGGTGCCCCAATTGGAAGCATTGATTCCAAGTCTTCCAAGCCTGCACAAACGACATCGATTGCTTACCATCCAGACTCTAAATTAGTAGCCTGTGGATATAGTGATGGTATGATCCAAGTTTGGGATTGGTTATCTAAAAgtgttttaattaaatttagtGGCCATAAAACTGCgatttctattttaaaatttgacGAAACTGGCACTAGATTGTATTCTGGATCCCATGActcaaatattattgtttgggATTTGGTAGGGGAAGTTGGGTTGTATAAACTAAGATCGCATAAAGATTGCATTACTGGGCTGTATTTGGATCCGAGAAACGAAAATTGGTTAATAAGTACAAGTAAGGATGGATTAATTAAAGTTTGGGATTTGAAAAGTCAACAGTGCGTTGAAACACACATGGCACATACCACTGAATGCTGGTCCTTGAGCGTTAATTTAGAATTGGGGCTTGCCGTTACGGGATCCACTGACTCCTCATTAAAAATCTGGAGTTTAGATTTGGAAACTGGAAAGGAAggattgaaaataaaggaagaatttgttttagaaaaacaaaGTAAACAACGTGCCATTGATATTGATTTTACCACAAATGCAGATGGTGTAAAATTTTTCTATGTATTGAACTCTGATAAAacaattgaaatttttagGATTAGGCCTCAAgatgaaataaataaagcgttgaaaaaaagggaGAAGAGGTTAAGAGAAAAAGGTTTAGATGAGGAGGAGATTCAAGTTTCCATTCAAAGCTCCAGAAAAAGCATGTTAATCcattcattttttgttgttaggTCCAGTATGAAGTTAAAGTCGTGCAACTGGGCACTTATCAGCTCATCAAAGTTAGATTTAGCGGTTACAACTGCAAACAATACCATTGAATATTACTCAGTTTTATATCAACGGAAAGATGTTAAAGTTCAAACATCCTCTCCTAAGATATATACAGTTGATTTGCCCGGCCATAGAACAGATATTCGTTGTATGAGTGTAAGCAACGATGGAAAAATTTTATGTACTTGTTCTAATGGGTTggttaaaattttcaatacCAAAACGCATCGTTGCCTACGTACTTTTGAATGTGGTTATGCATTATGTTGTAAAATTCTACCTGGTGGGGTATTGGCCATTGTGGGCACAAGGAACGGTGAATTGcaattatttgatttggCTAGTTCCACCATGCTGGTTAATTTAGAAAACGCGCATGAGGGTGCGATCTGGTCGTTGGATATCACTAGTGATGGCAGTAAACTAGTTACTGGTTCAGCagataaaaaagttaaattttggaaatttGAAATCGAAGAAAAACTTGTGGAAGGAAGCACCAACAAATACGTACCACAAATGAGTTTATCTCATGAAACAACTTTAGAGATGACTGATGATATTTTGTGTGTTAAACTGTCCGTGGAGGATAAGTACCTAGCGGTTTCTTTGCTAGACAATACTGTGAAAGTTTTCTATTTTGACACTATGAAGTTCTACTTGAGTTTATATGGTCACAAGTTACCTGTATTAAGTATTGATATTTCAGATGATTCTAAAATGATTGTTACATCATCTGCAGATAAGAATATTAAGATTTGGGGGCTTGATTTTGGTGACTGTCATAAATCTTTGTTTGCTCATCAAGATTCCATTATGTGTGTTAGATATTTACCCAATAGTCACAATTTTTTCAGTTGTAGTAAAGATGGTGATATTAAATACTGGGATGGTGATAAGTTTGAAATGATCCAGAAATTAAGCGCACATCAAAGTGAAGTTTGGTATTTGGCCGTTCAACCGGATGGCTCTAAATTGTATTCGTGTTCACATGATCATAGTATAAGGATTTGGGCTGAAACAGATGACCAAGTTTTCCTTGAGGAAGAAAGGGGGAGAGAAATGGACGAACTTTATGAAGAAAACTTATTAAACTCGTTGGAAGctgatgaaaataatttgattAAACCCACTGAAGAGGATGAACAAGAGGATATCGAAATCTCAGAAGTCCATAAACAAACATTAGAATCGTTAAAAGCTGGTGAAAAGTTGATGGAAAGTTTGGATTTGGGAGTAACAGAAATAGAAGCTTGGGAAAAGTACGAGGTAACAAGGAAAAATTGggaaaagcaaaaaaatggGGATAGCATTAGCACTGTATCCGAGCCAGTCAAACCGCGGCCTAATGCCATATTGGTAGCTTTGAATAAGACACCTCAGGACTATATTCTAGACACATTGGTAAGAATCAAACCGTCGCAATTGGAAGATGCTTTATTAGTTTTACCCTTTTCgtatgttttaaaatttttaaaatttattgacTATTATATCAGCAATAGTTATAATAGTAACGATAAGAGACTGTTGGTACAATATTTAGGTTTACTTTgcaaaaatttattttttgttattaaatgCAATTATAAAGAATTAATTTCACAGAAAAACCCGGCATTGAAGTTGCAAATCACTAGGGTTAAGGATAATTTAAGAAAGGCTTTGAAGCAAAATGTTGATGATTTAGGCTTTGATCTACAAGGGTTAAGAATAATGAAGCAAGAGTGGGATTTGAAACATAATTTAGAATTTGTTGATGAATATGAACAGAGAGAAAACGAATTGAAAACATCTAAAAAGagaatttttgaaaatatagtttag
- the ZRT2 gene encoding low-affinity Zn(2+) transporter ZRT2 (similar to Saccharomyces cerevisiae YLR130C | ZRT2 | Zinc-Regulated Transporter) has protein sequence MNYELLDTVFTNATAAILEKRDDDDGCVPDNDYDGRDNLRVLALFIILISSAIGSFFPILSSRYSFIRLPDWCFFIAKFFGSGVIVATGFIHLLQPAYDALNTECLGGTFVQYPWAFGICLMSLFTLFLTEIIAHHYIEKSFGNASGHSHFGNLGTKDDSHMAHIHQEDIEEEPEVPEDSGLDNKDVHYQVQNVEKSTSFNDNDSKTSYPDDIENAKGGNGTTTTTEEEDFAAKFFAIFVLEFGILFHSVFIGLSLAVAGDEFITLFIVLVFHQMFEGLGLGTRIAEAEWPHSRRFTPWLLALGFTLTTPIAIGIGIGVRHSFAPNSRKALISNGCFDAISSGILIYTGLVELMAHEFLYSDQFKGKNGLRKMLLAFFIMCWGTGLMALLGKWA, from the coding sequence ATGAACTACGAACTATTAGATACTGTTTTCACCAACGCTACTGCCGCAATTTTAGAAAAGCgtgatgacgatgatggCTGTGTACCTGACAATGATTATGATGGTCGTGATAACTTGAGAGTTTTAGCtctttttatcattttaatttcttctgCTATTGGTTCCTTTTTCCCAATCTTATCTTCTAGATATTCCTTTATCAGATTACCAGACTGGTGCTTCTTCATTGCTAAATTTTTCGGTTCTGGTGTTATTGTTGCTACTGGGTTTATCCATTTATTACAACCAGCATACGATGCCTTGAACACTGAATGTTTAGGTGGTACTTTTGTTCAATATCCATGGGCTTTTGGTATTTGTTTGATGTCTTTATtcactttatttttaactgaAATTATTGCTCACCATTACATTGAAAAATCTTTTGGTAACGCTTCTGGTCATTCCCATTTCGGTAACCTTGGAACTAAAGACGATTCTCACATGGCACATATCCATCAAGAAGACATTGAAGAGGAACCTGAAGTTCCTGAAGACTCGGGTTTAGATAACAAAGATGTTCATTATCAAGTTCAAAATGTTGAAAAATCAACTTCTTTCAATGACAACGACAGTAAGACCAGTTATCCAGATGATATTGAAAATGCAAAGGGCGGGAACGGAACCACTACCACAACTGAGGAGGAAGATTTTGCAGCCAAattttttgctatttttgttttagaaTTCGGTATTTTGTTTCACTCTGTCTTTATCGGGTTATCTTTGGCTGTCGCCGGTGATGAGTTCATTACTTTATTCATTGTTTTGGTTTTCCACCAAATGTTTGAAGGTTTAGGTTTGGGTACTAGAATTGCTGAAGCTGAGTGGCCACATAGCAGAAGGTTTACTCCATGGTTGTTGGCTTTAGGTTTTACTCTTACTACCCCAATTGCTATTGGTATTGGTATCGGTGTTCGTCATTCTTTTGCTCCAAACTCAAGAAAGGCTTTGATTTCTAATGGTTGTTTTGACGCTATTTCTTCAGGTATTTTGATTTACACTGGTTTGGTCGAATTGATGGCTCATGAGTTTTTGTATTCCGATCAATTCAAGGGCAAAAATGGTTTGAGAAAAATGTTGTTAGCATTCTTCATCATGTGTTGGGGTACAGGTCTTATGGCTTTATTGGGTAAATGGGCTTAA